From one Streptomyces spiramyceticus genomic stretch:
- a CDS encoding SAM-dependent methyltransferase produces MTQSLEIKPIGTVVGGRVEPTDDHWGGTTSIIRLNPGFPVESVQGIEEFSHLVVTWHFHKASPDDVALHARSPRNNPAWPATGTFVHRNHRRPNQLAVSFPRLLKADGLDLHVTDLDAIDGTPVYDLAPYFAEFGPRGDQRQPAWPGEMLGDYWAPPPR; encoded by the coding sequence GTGACTCAGTCGCTGGAGATCAAGCCCATTGGCACGGTGGTCGGAGGGCGCGTTGAACCCACCGACGACCACTGGGGCGGGACCACGTCGATCATCCGTCTCAACCCCGGCTTCCCGGTCGAGTCGGTGCAGGGGATCGAGGAGTTCTCGCATCTGGTGGTGACCTGGCATTTCCACAAGGCCTCGCCCGACGACGTCGCCCTTCACGCCCGCAGCCCGCGCAACAACCCGGCCTGGCCGGCGACCGGCACCTTCGTACACCGCAACCACCGCCGGCCGAATCAGCTGGCCGTGAGCTTCCCCCGGCTGCTCAAGGCCGACGGACTGGATCTGCACGTGACCGACCTGGACGCCATCGACGGGACCCCGGTCTACGACCTCGCCCCGTACTTCGCCGAGTTCGGACCGCGCGGTGATCAGCGGCAGCCCGCGTGGCCCGGCGAGATGCTGGGGGATTACTGGGCGCCGCCGCCCCGGTGA